From a region of the Thermus caldifontis genome:
- a CDS encoding 4Fe-4S dicluster domain-containing protein — protein sequence MGFLDNLLNAFLKATDPRPRYTEARCLLYKNSVGGCDRCYQVCPKGAVHLESFRVELDEVLCTGCGLCTGVCPGVALEYPLGGIQEALIRGKGQIRCSKAEGKGEEVLCLGRLTPGLLAEAGSRFGRVVLARGECASCRIGGPFVPEHLQRMVEEAQRYHPVEVEILEGELPGEKVGRRELFQALLGSAKRTAADLVPEPPLAAEPEEKGLPAELRLRLLAAKRAEEVRWPRIRVEEGCTLCPVCTNVCPTEAVYRVREGEEYVLRLKVEACTGCGACVESCPPQVIRLEEAGKEEIFQELELYRGKPPWYDL from the coding sequence ATGGGCTTTTTGGATAACCTCCTGAACGCCTTCCTCAAGGCCACCGACCCTAGGCCCCGTTACACCGAGGCCCGTTGCCTCCTCTACAAGAACAGCGTGGGGGGGTGTGACCGCTGTTACCAGGTCTGCCCTAAGGGAGCGGTGCATCTGGAAAGCTTCCGGGTGGAGCTGGATGAGGTACTCTGCACCGGGTGCGGCCTGTGCACGGGGGTGTGCCCGGGGGTGGCCCTGGAGTACCCTTTGGGGGGTATTCAGGAGGCCCTGATCCGGGGCAAGGGGCAGATCCGTTGCTCCAAGGCGGAGGGCAAGGGGGAGGAGGTCTTGTGCCTGGGCCGCCTGACCCCAGGGCTTTTGGCGGAGGCGGGAAGCCGCTTTGGCAGGGTTGTTCTGGCCCGGGGGGAGTGCGCTAGCTGTAGGATCGGGGGGCCTTTCGTGCCCGAGCACCTCCAGCGCATGGTGGAGGAGGCTCAGCGCTACCACCCCGTGGAGGTGGAAATCCTGGAGGGGGAACTCCCCGGGGAGAAGGTGGGCCGTAGGGAGCTTTTCCAGGCCCTTTTGGGAAGCGCCAAGCGCACCGCCGCCGACCTGGTGCCCGAGCCTCCCCTGGCCGCGGAACCGGAGGAGAAGGGCCTGCCGGCGGAGCTTCGCCTGCGCCTCCTTGCGGCCAAGCGGGCAGAGGAGGTGCGTTGGCCCAGGATCCGGGTGGAGGAGGGGTGCACCCTTTGCCCAGTCTGCACCAACGTCTGCCCCACGGAGGCGGTCTATAGGGTGCGGGAGGGGGAGGAGTATGTGCTCAGGCTCAAGGTGGAGGCGTGCACGGGGTGTGGGGCCTGCGTGGAAAGCTGCCCGCCCCAGGTGATCCGCCTCGAGGAGGCGGGCAAGGAAGAGATTTTCCAGGAACTTGAGCTTTACCGGGGGAAGCCCCCCTGGTACGACCTATAG
- a CDS encoding LptF/LptG family permease, whose product MTTLDRYLLREVLAHFSVGLAIIVLLFLAGAVYEVLAPLVAKGADPYTLLLYLLYRTPEALVRGAPVAYLFALLFLLSRLAEDSELKALLALGIRRERVLFPFLALGGILALLGFAMGESLVPKALAAGQDLLRRQVLEKPRTLLTPGTTFQDARGRVVYVGEVARDRIGKLRILSQEEVVLAEEGRFQGGVLQVEKGLRVTYEGNRPRTLTHFQEGELVLKDLTFEPWQNPANRMTLRELKQEVERLKQAGVKAGLEATTYHRRFAEPAASLIFALFAVGLAFYLLGGSRSLGLVGVAVLTFFYYATWSVGRIMGEQNALNPLLAAWGPNLVYGLLGLLLFLGGRR is encoded by the coding sequence ATGACGACCCTGGACCGCTACCTCCTGCGCGAGGTCCTGGCCCACTTCAGCGTGGGGCTTGCCATCATCGTCCTCCTCTTCCTGGCAGGTGCGGTCTACGAGGTGCTGGCCCCCCTGGTGGCCAAGGGTGCGGATCCTTACACCCTTCTTCTCTACCTCCTCTACCGCACCCCCGAGGCCTTGGTACGGGGGGCCCCCGTAGCCTACCTCTTCGCCCTCCTCTTCCTCCTCTCCCGCCTGGCCGAGGACTCGGAACTAAAAGCCCTTCTCGCTTTGGGCATCCGGCGGGAACGGGTCCTCTTCCCCTTCTTGGCCCTGGGAGGGATTCTGGCCCTTTTGGGCTTCGCCATGGGCGAAAGCCTGGTGCCCAAGGCCCTGGCAGCGGGGCAGGACCTCCTCCGCAGGCAGGTGCTGGAAAAGCCCAGGACCCTGCTCACCCCGGGCACCACCTTCCAGGACGCCAGGGGTAGGGTGGTCTACGTGGGGGAGGTGGCCCGGGACAGGATCGGAAAGCTTAGAATCCTTTCGCAGGAAGAGGTGGTCCTGGCGGAGGAGGGAAGGTTCCAAGGAGGGGTCTTGCAGGTGGAAAAGGGCTTAAGGGTTACCTACGAGGGGAACAGGCCCAGAACCCTGACCCACTTCCAGGAAGGGGAGCTGGTCCTTAAGGACCTCACCTTTGAGCCCTGGCAGAACCCCGCCAACCGCATGACCCTAAGGGAGCTAAAACAGGAGGTGGAAAGGCTTAAGCAGGCGGGGGTGAAGGCGGGCCTCGAGGCCACCACCTACCACCGCCGCTTTGCTGAACCCGCCGCCAGCCTCATCTTCGCCCTTTTCGCCGTGGGGCTTGCCTTTTACCTCCTAGGGGGGTCCAGGAGCCTGGGGCTTGTGGGGGTGGCGGTCCTCACCTTCTTCTACTACGCCACCTGGAGCGTGGGGCGGATCATGGGGGAGCAAAACGCCCTAAACCCCCTTCTGGCCGCCTGGGGGCCCAACCTGGTCTACGGGCTCCTGGGCCTCCTTCTCTTCCTGGGAGGGCGGAGGTGA
- the mce gene encoding methylmalonyl-CoA epimerase yields the protein MRLHHVGIAVEDLEEAKARYLLLGYGVVAEGEVAGQGVRVAMLKGEGEALLELLAPLGPDTPVGRFLERRGPGLHHLAFATPRIEEELARLKAEGARLVDEVPRPGFGGHRVAFLHPSFGLGVLWELVEEEGA from the coding sequence ATGCGACTTCATCACGTGGGCATCGCCGTGGAGGACTTGGAGGAGGCCAAAGCCCGCTACCTGCTTTTGGGCTATGGCGTGGTGGCGGAAGGGGAGGTGGCGGGCCAGGGGGTGCGGGTAGCCATGCTGAAGGGGGAAGGGGAAGCCCTTTTGGAGCTTTTGGCTCCCCTGGGCCCTGATACCCCGGTGGGGCGCTTTTTGGAGAGGCGGGGTCCTGGGCTCCACCACCTGGCCTTTGCCACCCCCCGAATAGAGGAGGAACTTGCCCGGCTTAAGGCGGAAGGGGCCAGGCTGGTAGACGAGGTGCCCCGGCCCGGCTTTGGGGGCCACCGGGTGGCCTTCCTCCACCCCAGCTTTGGCCTCGGGGTGCTTTGGGAGCTGGTGGAGGAAGAGGGTGCCTAG
- a CDS encoding alcohol dehydrogenase family protein has translation MKALVYRGPFQVAVEEVPEPKLEAETDAIVQVELAAICGSDLHIYHGKIAGVLPGTVLGHEFVGRIVEKGSLVPFPLGERVVGSFQVACGECVACRKGQYFACLKGGVYGFGLALGNLQGAQAERVRVPFARHSLFPIGDLPPEEAILAGDILTTAYGGVRPFLAPGMSVAVVGSGPVGLMAQMVAHALGAGRVYALDPEESRLEKATALGSLPLNPKAEDPLARVRKETHGLGADLVVEAVGGDGEALKLALRLAGPGGIVSSLGVPTAEKLEYPWLSAFSQGITLKSALANIPRWIEEVLALQRAGRLKGSFVFSHRLPLEEAPEGYRLFHERQATKVALVP, from the coding sequence ATGAAAGCCCTCGTCTACCGCGGACCCTTCCAGGTGGCGGTGGAGGAGGTACCCGAGCCCAAGCTGGAGGCGGAAACCGACGCCATCGTCCAGGTGGAGCTGGCCGCCATCTGCGGCTCGGACCTGCACATCTACCACGGCAAGATCGCCGGGGTATTGCCGGGAACCGTGCTAGGCCACGAGTTCGTGGGGCGAATCGTGGAGAAGGGTTCCTTGGTGCCCTTCCCTCTGGGCGAAAGGGTGGTGGGAAGCTTCCAGGTGGCTTGCGGGGAATGCGTAGCCTGCCGCAAGGGGCAGTACTTCGCCTGCCTGAAGGGAGGAGTCTACGGCTTCGGCCTGGCCCTGGGCAACCTCCAAGGAGCCCAGGCGGAAAGGGTGCGGGTTCCCTTCGCCCGGCATAGCCTCTTTCCCATTGGGGACCTTCCCCCAGAGGAGGCCATCCTGGCGGGGGATATCCTCACCACCGCCTACGGGGGGGTGAGGCCCTTTCTCGCTCCGGGGATGAGTGTGGCGGTGGTGGGTTCAGGGCCCGTGGGCCTTATGGCCCAGATGGTGGCCCACGCCCTGGGGGCTGGACGGGTCTACGCCCTAGACCCGGAGGAATCCCGCCTGGAAAAGGCCACGGCCCTAGGAAGCCTGCCCCTAAACCCCAAAGCGGAAGACCCCCTGGCCCGGGTACGGAAGGAAACCCATGGCCTGGGAGCGGACCTGGTAGTGGAAGCGGTGGGCGGGGATGGGGAGGCGCTAAAGCTGGCCCTTCGCCTGGCCGGACCCGGGGGAATCGTGTCCAGCCTAGGGGTGCCCACCGCGGAGAAGCTGGAATACCCTTGGCTTTCCGCCTTCAGCCAGGGCATCACCCTGAAAAGCGCCTTAGCCAACATCCCCCGCTGGATTGAGGAGGTCCTGGCCCTGCAAAGGGCGGGGAGGCTTAAGGGAAGCTTTGTTTTCAGCCACCGCCTGCCCCTCGAGGAGGCCCCAGAGGGGTACCGGCTTTTCCACGAGCGGCAAGCCACCAAGGTGGCCCTGGTGCCTTAA
- a CDS encoding LPS-assembly protein LptD → MKVLALALVLLCLWSPVWAQGQGQSPDPGKVLKVLEAEKLELRQEGDEEVYVLTGSPVRLERDGEAIEAGRVIYFRTRKLLFLSEGVRYRDREGRLVEAEELQLGLSDESFDALEVRIEAKDLLLTGPLCQRVAGAILLERGYATPCVPCGQEVPDYAFRAREIVLYLGDRVVARGVVLLIQEKPVLELPVLLLFLSERQPRFEVGQDDGGFYLKAALPYVAEFGLGFTLLSYYQGRGYGFGFDHYGTGEAKERYFFLHTPPDTFQYRGEYALKRQDFSLSALLERDDTRDKLSRFRLEALLPGTPTPQDWRYLVRAEGFWDHDPTTPPPRTLQRLPEAEAQSPVLREGPFSVQAGLIVGRYLAETNPLNRSARALGPYAEAGRALLTHTESLFLYPWPGATFRAENRFRGFYYTTQNPDGEHERQIDWATSASLRQSLGGFSVEVGYLRSIQEGETPFRFDALPQRRSHQATLALGFQERPLNLSLKGGRDLEKGRYLPVEAQASLQDPGFGLILYHKRGLEGEGPLETRLEAGLTPYPFSLRASLRFDHQRTFFDPLLLQAGYALPGGSLNLSHRHGLNGEGPLTTDLNFSLREGTTAYTLRALRDWQKGTLGLQGQGIFGPESLSLQATWDPTALAYTLGYRSGSLPGPLLDLALSGRYQEGFRATNLRLGLTQAQPEVSFRLSANLHLPEVEDRETYLKDATFSGGMELWQPTPADERGEGAIPGLSLSGNLTYLRQPQRPEGYGLALRNFGPTFTFLGRENTKLHLSALLTQNLPGEPLKPRFILVLDRCCWAMRFTLDAARGSVGLAFLYGGQAAGLLLSEEGVKLGGGR, encoded by the coding sequence GTGAAGGTCCTTGCCCTGGCCCTGGTCCTCCTTTGCCTTTGGAGTCCTGTCTGGGCCCAGGGTCAGGGGCAAAGCCCGGATCCTGGGAAGGTCTTGAAGGTCCTGGAAGCGGAGAAGCTGGAGCTTAGGCAAGAAGGAGACGAAGAGGTCTACGTGCTCACGGGCAGTCCCGTGCGCCTGGAACGGGATGGGGAGGCCATTGAGGCGGGAAGGGTGATCTATTTCCGCACCCGAAAGCTCCTTTTCCTCTCGGAGGGGGTACGCTACCGGGACCGGGAGGGGAGGCTCGTGGAGGCGGAGGAGCTCCAGCTAGGCCTCTCCGACGAAAGCTTTGACGCCCTCGAGGTGCGCATCGAGGCCAAGGACCTCCTCCTCACCGGCCCCCTTTGCCAACGGGTGGCGGGGGCCATCCTCCTGGAACGGGGCTACGCCACCCCCTGTGTCCCTTGCGGCCAAGAGGTGCCCGACTACGCCTTCCGTGCCCGGGAGATCGTCCTTTACCTGGGGGACCGGGTGGTGGCCCGGGGGGTGGTGCTCCTGATTCAGGAAAAGCCCGTTTTGGAGCTTCCGGTCCTCCTCCTTTTCCTATCGGAGCGCCAACCCCGGTTTGAGGTGGGCCAGGACGACGGCGGGTTTTACCTGAAGGCCGCCTTGCCCTACGTGGCCGAGTTCGGCCTGGGGTTCACCCTCCTTTCCTACTACCAGGGCCGGGGCTACGGCTTCGGCTTTGACCACTACGGCACCGGGGAGGCCAAGGAACGCTACTTCTTCCTCCACACCCCCCCGGATACCTTCCAGTACCGGGGGGAGTACGCCCTAAAGCGGCAGGACTTCTCCCTAAGCGCCCTTTTGGAGCGGGACGACACCCGGGATAAACTCAGCCGCTTCCGCCTGGAAGCCCTTTTGCCCGGTACCCCCACCCCTCAGGACTGGCGCTACCTGGTAAGGGCGGAGGGCTTTTGGGACCACGACCCCACTACCCCGCCCCCCCGCACCCTCCAGCGCCTACCCGAGGCGGAGGCCCAAAGCCCCGTGCTCCGGGAAGGCCCCTTCAGCGTCCAAGCAGGCCTTATCGTAGGCCGCTACCTGGCGGAAACCAACCCCCTAAACCGCTCCGCCCGGGCCCTTGGGCCCTATGCCGAGGCGGGAAGGGCTCTTCTCACCCACACGGAAAGCCTTTTCCTTTACCCTTGGCCTGGGGCCACCTTCAGGGCGGAAAACCGCTTCCGGGGCTTTTACTACACCACCCAAAACCCCGATGGCGAGCACGAGCGGCAGATCGACTGGGCCACTTCCGCCAGCCTGCGACAAAGCTTGGGTGGGTTCAGCGTGGAGGTGGGCTATCTCCGAAGCATCCAGGAGGGGGAAACCCCCTTCCGCTTTGACGCCTTACCGCAAAGGCGGAGCCACCAGGCCACCCTGGCCTTGGGTTTCCAGGAAAGACCCTTGAACCTAAGCCTTAAGGGGGGCAGGGACCTGGAGAAAGGAAGGTACCTCCCCGTGGAGGCCCAAGCCTCCCTGCAGGACCCGGGTTTTGGGCTGATCCTCTACCACAAGCGGGGCCTCGAGGGGGAAGGCCCCCTGGAAACCCGCCTGGAGGCGGGCCTCACCCCCTACCCCTTCTCCCTCAGGGCGAGCCTCCGCTTTGACCACCAAAGGACCTTCTTTGACCCCCTCCTCCTCCAGGCGGGCTACGCCCTCCCCGGAGGAAGCCTGAACCTCAGCCACCGCCACGGCCTTAACGGGGAAGGCCCCCTCACCACGGACCTCAACTTCTCCCTACGGGAAGGGACCACCGCCTACACCCTAAGGGCCCTTAGGGACTGGCAGAAGGGCACCCTGGGCCTCCAGGGGCAGGGCATTTTCGGTCCGGAAAGCCTTTCCCTCCAGGCCACCTGGGACCCCACAGCCTTGGCCTACACCCTGGGCTACCGCTCGGGAAGCCTTCCCGGGCCCCTTCTGGACCTGGCCCTTTCTGGCCGGTACCAGGAGGGCTTTAGGGCCACGAACCTGCGCCTTGGCCTTACCCAGGCCCAGCCCGAGGTGTCCTTCCGCCTAAGCGCCAACCTCCACCTGCCCGAGGTGGAGGACCGGGAAACCTACCTCAAGGACGCCACCTTCAGTGGGGGCATGGAGCTTTGGCAGCCCACCCCCGCAGACGAAAGGGGGGAAGGGGCCATCCCCGGGCTTTCCCTCTCGGGGAACCTCACCTACCTGCGCCAACCGCAAAGGCCCGAGGGGTATGGCCTCGCCTTGCGCAACTTCGGGCCCACCTTCACCTTCCTTGGCCGGGAGAACACCAAGCTTCACCTCTCCGCCCTCCTCACGCAGAACCTTCCCGGGGAGCCCTTAAAGCCCCGGTTTATCCTGGTCCTGGACCGGTGTTGCTGGGCCATGCGCTTCACCCTGGACGCCGCCAGGGGAAGTGTGGGCCTGGCCTTCCTCTACGGGGGACAGGCGGCGGGCCTTCTCCTTTCCGAGGAGGGCGTGAAGCTGGGAGGTGGCCGGTGA
- a CDS encoding DNA topoisomerase subunit B: protein MSYDASAIKVLKGLEGVRHRPAMYIGGTGVEGYHHLFKEILDNAVDEALAGYATEIVTTLNPDGSLTVEDNGRGIPVDVMREEGKPAVEVIYTTLHSGGKFDSSAYKVSGGLHGVGASVVNALSEWTVVEVFREEKHYRIAFSRGEVTEPLAVVGPAPKGKRGTRVTFKPDPLIFGNQAFDPSKIRARLREVSYLVAGLKLVFRDLIHGREDVYLDKGGVASFAKALAAEEELLYEKPFLFRGQEGDVEVEVGLIHTKGYTAEILTYANMIPTRDGGTHLTAFKSAYSRALNQYAKKAGLNKEKGPQPTGDDLLEGLYAVVSVKLPQPQFEGQTKGKLLNLEAGSAVSQVVYEKFLEALEENPRIAKTVYEKALRAAQAREAARKARELVRRQNPLESDDLPGKLADCQTENPEEAELFIVEGDSAGGSAKQGRDRRFQAILPLRGKILNVEKAGLSKALKNAEVRAMVAAIGVGIGGLGEGQDGHLGAHFDLEGLRYHKIIIMTDADVDGSHIRTLLLTFFYRYMRPLIEKGYVYIAQPPLYRLQVGKKVEYLYSDEELSARLKELGDKTYEVQRFKGLGEMNPEQLWETTMNPEKRVLKRVSLQDALEASELFEKLMGQEVAPRREFIEEHARYAELDI from the coding sequence GTGAGCTACGACGCTTCCGCCATTAAGGTACTCAAAGGCCTAGAGGGGGTACGCCACCGCCCCGCCATGTACATCGGGGGCACGGGGGTGGAGGGGTACCACCACCTCTTCAAGGAAATCCTGGACAACGCCGTGGACGAGGCTCTGGCTGGCTATGCCACGGAGATCGTCACCACCCTAAACCCCGATGGCTCCCTCACCGTGGAGGACAACGGTCGGGGCATTCCCGTGGACGTGATGCGCGAGGAGGGCAAGCCCGCGGTGGAGGTGATCTACACCACCTTGCACTCCGGGGGCAAGTTTGACAGCAGCGCCTACAAGGTTTCTGGGGGCCTGCACGGGGTAGGGGCCAGCGTGGTCAACGCCCTCTCCGAATGGACGGTGGTGGAGGTCTTCCGGGAGGAAAAACACTACCGCATCGCCTTCAGCCGAGGGGAGGTTACCGAACCCCTTGCCGTGGTGGGTCCGGCCCCCAAGGGGAAAAGGGGCACCCGGGTCACCTTTAAGCCCGATCCCCTCATCTTCGGGAACCAAGCCTTTGACCCCAGCAAGATAAGGGCCCGCCTCCGGGAGGTGAGCTACCTGGTGGCGGGGCTCAAGCTGGTCTTTAGGGACCTGATCCATGGGCGGGAGGACGTCTATTTGGACAAAGGCGGCGTGGCCTCCTTTGCCAAGGCCCTGGCAGCGGAGGAGGAGCTTCTTTACGAAAAGCCCTTCCTCTTCCGGGGGCAGGAAGGGGATGTGGAGGTGGAGGTGGGCCTGATCCACACCAAGGGCTACACCGCCGAGATCCTCACCTACGCCAACATGATCCCCACCCGGGATGGGGGCACCCACCTCACCGCCTTTAAATCCGCCTACAGCCGGGCCCTGAACCAGTACGCCAAGAAGGCAGGGCTCAACAAGGAAAAGGGTCCCCAGCCCACGGGGGACGATCTTCTGGAGGGGCTTTACGCGGTGGTGAGCGTGAAGCTACCCCAGCCCCAGTTTGAGGGCCAGACCAAGGGGAAGCTTCTGAACCTCGAGGCGGGAAGCGCGGTAAGCCAGGTGGTTTACGAGAAGTTCCTGGAGGCCCTCGAGGAAAACCCCCGCATCGCCAAGACCGTCTACGAGAAGGCCCTGCGGGCCGCCCAGGCCCGGGAAGCCGCCCGGAAGGCCCGGGAGCTGGTGCGAAGGCAAAACCCCCTGGAGTCCGACGACCTCCCCGGAAAGCTGGCCGACTGCCAGACGGAAAACCCTGAGGAAGCCGAGCTTTTCATCGTGGAGGGGGACTCGGCTGGGGGGAGCGCCAAGCAGGGCCGCGACCGGCGCTTCCAGGCCATTTTGCCCCTGAGGGGCAAGATCCTCAACGTGGAAAAGGCCGGGCTTTCCAAAGCCCTGAAAAACGCCGAGGTGCGGGCCATGGTGGCGGCCATCGGGGTGGGGATTGGGGGCCTGGGGGAGGGTCAGGACGGCCACCTGGGAGCCCACTTTGACCTGGAGGGCCTCCGCTACCACAAGATCATCATCATGACCGACGCCGACGTGGACGGGAGCCACATCCGCACCCTCCTCCTCACCTTCTTCTACCGCTACATGCGGCCCCTGATCGAAAAGGGGTACGTGTACATCGCCCAGCCTCCCCTTTACCGCCTGCAGGTGGGCAAGAAGGTGGAATACCTCTACTCCGACGAGGAGCTTTCCGCCCGCCTGAAGGAGCTGGGGGACAAAACCTACGAGGTGCAGCGCTTCAAGGGCCTGGGGGAGATGAACCCCGAGCAGCTTTGGGAGACCACCATGAACCCCGAAAAGCGGGTGCTGAAACGGGTGAGTCTCCAGGATGCCCTCGAGGCCAGCGAGCTCTTTGAGAAGCTCATGGGACAGGAGGTGGCCCCCAGGCGGGAGTTCATCGAGGAGCACGCCCGCTACGCGGAGCTGGACATCTAG
- a CDS encoding LptF/LptG family permease has translation MLGRYVLKEVLVPYLVGVLLFVALLTFDLLSSLSGVLLSRGAGAGAILTLILYRLPWTLSLALPLGLVFAILVGLARLIRGSELKAAYAAGVPPWALLKPLALLALLVGLFNLLNLAELRPRALEAYDQHLARLLYGEGGLSGVLRKQLYAAEGLGVYYAEEVRPEVGQNRLYGIRVVDEGGRVYSGQEGVWDKEGWHFRGYVLEGGKPKPFAGTLPFPTQFRPKESLGSRDPYDSTTLRELWERSRVESGARFAFYRRLADALGGFFLGLVAAALGLSFREAAWAFLSIVLLIFGYYVLWTLSAQLARYDVNPLLAFLPNAFFAALALSLTWRLR, from the coding sequence GTGCTGGGCCGTTATGTCCTGAAAGAGGTCCTGGTCCCCTACCTGGTGGGGGTCTTGCTCTTCGTGGCCCTCCTCACCTTTGATCTCCTCTCCAGCCTCTCCGGGGTGCTCCTGAGCCGAGGGGCTGGTGCAGGGGCCATCCTGACCCTCATCCTCTACCGCCTCCCCTGGACCCTGAGCCTGGCCCTTCCCTTGGGCTTGGTCTTCGCCATCCTGGTGGGCCTGGCCCGCCTCATCCGAGGCTCGGAGCTGAAGGCGGCCTACGCCGCCGGCGTACCCCCCTGGGCCCTTCTGAAACCCCTGGCGCTTTTGGCCCTGCTGGTGGGTCTTTTCAACCTCCTCAACCTGGCGGAGCTTCGCCCCAGGGCCCTCGAGGCCTACGACCAACACCTGGCCCGGCTCCTTTACGGGGAAGGAGGTCTAAGCGGGGTGTTGCGCAAGCAGCTCTACGCGGCGGAAGGCCTTGGAGTCTACTATGCGGAAGAGGTCCGGCCCGAGGTGGGGCAAAACCGCCTTTACGGCATCCGGGTGGTGGACGAGGGGGGCCGGGTCTATAGCGGCCAGGAAGGGGTGTGGGACAAGGAAGGGTGGCACTTCCGCGGGTACGTCCTGGAGGGGGGAAAGCCCAAGCCCTTTGCCGGCACCCTCCCCTTTCCCACCCAGTTCCGCCCCAAGGAAAGCCTGGGCTCCCGCGATCCCTATGACTCCACCACCCTGAGGGAGCTTTGGGAGCGAAGCCGGGTGGAAAGCGGGGCCCGCTTTGCCTTTTACCGCCGGCTGGCGGATGCCCTGGGGGGTTTCTTCCTGGGCCTGGTGGCGGCCGCCTTGGGCCTTTCCTTCCGGGAGGCCGCCTGGGCTTTCCTTAGCATCGTCCTCCTCATCTTCGGCTACTACGTGCTTTGGACCCTGAGCGCCCAGCTTGCCCGCTACGACGTGAACCCCCTCCTGGCCTTCCTCCCCAACGCCTTCTTCGCCGCCTTGGCCCTTTCCCTGACCTGGAGGCTTAGATGA
- a CDS encoding VanZ family protein, whose translation MGLLWWLSSQPATGVGLPHPWDKGAHFLAYGLLGFLLGVALRDFRPAFFLAALYGVVDEWHQSFVPGREAFGLDLLADFLGAYLGARWGGRWEAPKAFPP comes from the coding sequence ATGGGGCTACTCTGGTGGCTTTCCAGCCAGCCCGCCACGGGGGTGGGCCTGCCCCATCCTTGGGACAAGGGGGCCCACTTCTTGGCCTATGGGCTTTTAGGTTTTCTCCTGGGGGTAGCCCTTAGGGACTTCCGCCCCGCCTTTTTCCTGGCGGCCCTCTACGGGGTGGTGGACGAGTGGCACCAAAGCTTTGTCCCGGGGCGGGAGGCCTTCGGCCTAGACCTTTTGGCGGACTTCTTGGGGGCGTACCTGGGGGCTAGATGGGGGGGTAGATGGGAAGCTCCAAAAGCCTTCCCCCCCTAG
- a CDS encoding SCP2 sterol-binding domain-containing protein, with product MELFQEAWAQAYCQKLNESEAYRKAAATWEGSLALAVRPDPALGFPNGVAVVLELWHGACRGVKVVEGEAEADFVIEADLATWQEVLEGRLEPLTALMRGLLELKKGTIAALAPYAQAAQELVKVARELV from the coding sequence ATGGAGCTTTTTCAGGAAGCCTGGGCCCAAGCCTACTGCCAGAAGCTGAACGAAAGCGAGGCCTACCGGAAGGCCGCCGCCACCTGGGAGGGAAGCCTGGCCCTGGCGGTGCGCCCGGATCCTGCCCTGGGGTTCCCCAATGGGGTGGCCGTGGTCCTGGAGCTGTGGCACGGGGCGTGCCGGGGGGTGAAGGTGGTGGAGGGGGAGGCGGAGGCCGACTTCGTCATCGAGGCCGACCTGGCCACCTGGCAGGAGGTGTTGGAGGGCCGCCTCGAGCCCCTCACCGCCCTCATGCGAGGCCTTTTGGAATTGAAGAAGGGTACCATCGCCGCCTTGGCCCCTTACGCCCAGGCCGCCCAGGAGCTGGTCAAGGTGGCCCGAGAGTTGGTATGA
- a CDS encoding SDR family NAD(P)-dependent oxidoreductase translates to MLQGKAFLVTGAGGALARAVIPALHRGGARLFLSDPRGERMAERAKEYGAQTFVADLTRLEEAEALARFVEGQTPLFGVVHTVGGFAAGRFLDSDPGLYDWLLDLNLRTTFNLLRATLPYMEARREGFFAAIAAGTAWTGSGPGRALYTVAKTALASLLRSLQGEVEGVRFLILYPMGTLDTEANRKAMPEADPSRWITPELLAEALLLAATARGGRLLELPIYPPI, encoded by the coding sequence ATGCTCCAAGGTAAAGCCTTCTTGGTCACGGGGGCGGGGGGCGCCTTGGCCCGGGCGGTGATCCCCGCCCTGCACAGGGGCGGGGCCCGGCTTTTCCTCTCCGACCCCCGGGGGGAAAGGATGGCGGAACGGGCAAAGGAGTACGGCGCCCAAACCTTTGTGGCCGACCTCACCCGGCTGGAGGAGGCTGAGGCCCTGGCACGCTTTGTGGAGGGCCAGACCCCCCTTTTCGGGGTGGTGCACACCGTGGGCGGGTTCGCCGCCGGGCGCTTTTTGGACTCGGACCCCGGGCTTTACGACTGGCTTCTGGACCTAAACCTGCGCACCACCTTTAACCTCCTAAGGGCCACCTTGCCCTACATGGAAGCCCGCCGGGAAGGCTTTTTCGCCGCCATCGCCGCCGGAACCGCCTGGACGGGGTCTGGCCCGGGAAGGGCCCTCTATACCGTGGCCAAAACCGCCCTGGCAAGCCTCCTCCGCTCCTTGCAAGGGGAGGTGGAAGGGGTGCGCTTCCTCATCCTCTACCCCATGGGCACCCTGGACACCGAGGCCAACCGCAAGGCCATGCCCGAAGCCGACCCTAGCCGCTGGATCACCCCCGAACTTCTGGCCGAGGCCCTCCTCCTGGCCGCCACCGCTAGGGGGGGAAGGCTTTTGGAGCTTCCCATCTACCCCCCCATCTAG